From Roseburia hominis, the proteins below share one genomic window:
- the rpsB gene encoding 30S ribosomal protein S2: protein MSVISMKQLLEAGVHFGHQTRRWNPKMAEYIYTERNGIYIIDLQKSVGKVDEAYQAVADIAAEGGKILFVGTKKQAQDAIRTEAERCGMYFVNERWLGGMLTNFKTIQSRIARLKEIETMAEDGTFDVLPKKEVIALKKEWEKLEKNLGGIKDMKRVPDAIFVVDPKKERICVQEAHALGIPLIGIADTNCDPEELDYVIPGNDDAIRAVKLIVSKMADAVIEANQGAAEDYYEEPAEEYVEESVEE from the coding sequence ATGAGCGTTATTTCAATGAAACAGCTTTTAGAAGCAGGTGTTCATTTCGGACACCAGACCAGAAGATGGAACCCTAAGATGGCAGAGTACATCTACACCGAGAGAAACGGGATCTACATCATCGACCTGCAGAAATCCGTTGGAAAAGTAGATGAGGCTTATCAGGCAGTTGCTGACATCGCAGCAGAGGGCGGCAAGATCCTTTTCGTAGGAACCAAGAAACAGGCTCAGGATGCAATCCGTACAGAGGCTGAGCGCTGTGGAATGTACTTTGTAAATGAGAGATGGCTTGGTGGTATGCTTACCAACTTCAAGACCATTCAGAGCAGAATCGCTCGTCTGAAAGAGATCGAGACTATGGCAGAGGACGGAACATTTGACGTACTGCCGAAGAAAGAAGTAATCGCTCTTAAGAAAGAGTGGGAGAAGCTGGAGAAGAACCTTGGCGGAATCAAAGACATGAAGAGAGTACCGGACGCAATCTTCGTAGTAGACCCGAAGAAGGAAAGAATCTGTGTTCAGGAAGCTCATGCACTGGGAATCCCGCTGATCGGTATTGCAGATACAAACTGTGATCCGGAAGAACTTGACTATGTAATTCCGGGTAACGATGACGCTATCAGAGCCGTTAAACTGATTGTTTCCAAGATGGCAGACGCTGTAATCGAGGCAAATCAGGGAGCAGCCGAGGATTATTATGAAGAGCCGGCTGAAGAATATGTTGAGGAAAGCGTAGAAGAATAA
- a CDS encoding penicillin-binding transpeptidase domain-containing protein, whose translation MFVTLFLVMIGYLVYFNVVKSKEVINSPYNVRQDLLAKRVIRGKILDKDGEVLAQTVTSEDGTETREYPYGDLFAHAVGYSVKGKYGIESVQNFPLLTSNAFFLEKLMKEFRGEKNMGDTVVTTLDADLQQAAYQALGNNKGAVVVMEASTGKILVMLSKPTFDANTLAEDWEALNNDGDSALLNRATLGQYAPGSTFKLVTALEYIRENPDYENYSFDCGGEITRDGATIHCYGSEVHGQENLADSVANSCNASFSNIGLDLDKKKWKETTEDLLFDSKLPSDLPYREGKFRLKEGADTAETMMTAMGQGKTQVSPYHMALITAAIANGGKLMRPYLVSEITNYTGTTVKKYMPENYADLMTSQEAAKLTEYMKGVVDHGTGAALSGESYTVAGKTGTAEYSVDKENVHSWFVGFSNVDNPELVVSVVVENADTASITGVSVAKQIFNAYYY comes from the coding sequence ATGTTCGTGACGCTGTTCCTTGTTATGATCGGCTATCTGGTGTATTTTAATGTGGTGAAAAGCAAGGAAGTCATCAACAGTCCTTATAATGTCAGACAGGATCTTCTGGCAAAACGTGTTATTCGCGGCAAGATTCTGGATAAAGACGGGGAAGTGCTGGCTCAGACGGTCACATCGGAAGATGGTACCGAGACCCGTGAATATCCCTATGGTGATCTGTTTGCTCATGCGGTCGGATATTCGGTAAAAGGAAAATACGGGATCGAGTCCGTGCAGAATTTTCCGCTGCTTACTTCCAACGCGTTTTTCCTGGAAAAGCTGATGAAGGAGTTCCGGGGAGAGAAGAACATGGGAGATACCGTGGTCACTACTTTAGATGCGGATCTGCAGCAGGCAGCTTATCAGGCGCTTGGTAATAATAAAGGGGCAGTGGTGGTGATGGAGGCGAGCACCGGGAAGATCCTGGTGATGCTCTCTAAGCCCACGTTTGATGCGAATACGCTGGCGGAGGATTGGGAGGCGCTCAATAATGATGGGGACAGTGCCCTTTTGAATCGGGCGACTTTGGGACAATATGCGCCGGGGTCTACGTTTAAGCTGGTGACGGCTCTGGAATATATACGTGAGAATCCGGACTATGAGAATTATAGCTTTGACTGTGGCGGAGAAATTACACGGGACGGCGCTACGATTCATTGTTATGGAAGCGAGGTTCACGGACAGGAGAATCTGGCGGATTCTGTGGCGAATTCCTGTAACGCGTCATTTTCCAATATTGGACTTGATCTGGATAAGAAGAAATGGAAGGAGACGACGGAGGATCTCTTGTTTGACAGCAAACTCCCGAGCGATCTTCCTTATCGGGAAGGAAAGTTCCGGCTTAAGGAGGGGGCAGATACGGCGGAAACGATGATGACGGCTATGGGACAGGGAAAGACGCAGGTAAGTCCTTACCATATGGCGCTGATCACCGCTGCGATCGCGAACGGAGGGAAACTTATGCGTCCGTATCTGGTGAGTGAGATCACGAATTATACGGGAACGACCGTTAAGAAATATATGCCTGAGAACTATGCGGATCTGATGACGTCGCAGGAGGCAGCAAAGCTTACGGAATATATGAAAGGCGTTGTCGATCACGGCACAGGGGCGGCTCTTTCCGGGGAAAGCTATACCGTAGCAGGAAAGACCGGAACAGCCGAATATAGTGTTGACAAGGAGAATGTACACTCCTGGTTCGTGGGATTTTCTAATGTGGATAATCCGGAACTTGTGGTGAGCGTTGTGGTTGAAAATGCAGATACCGCCAGTATAACGGGGGTAAGTGTTGCAAAGCAGATTTTTAATGCGTATTACTATTAG
- a CDS encoding GerW family sporulation protein — MAVDNRFKETMESLFKGMNGVVSSKTVVGDAIHIGDTIILPLVDVSFAIGAGSFNQEKKDRGAGGLGGKMTPCAVLVIQNGTTRLVNVKNQDTMTKILDMVPDVIDKFKSPKSEKMTEEDVVDILNEADEAAEAAADAVINGMAEKEN, encoded by the coding sequence ATGGCAGTTGACAATCGATTCAAAGAAACAATGGAGTCCCTTTTCAAGGGTATGAATGGCGTCGTTTCATCTAAGACGGTAGTAGGAGACGCGATTCATATCGGTGATACGATCATTCTTCCGCTGGTCGATGTATCTTTCGCCATCGGAGCAGGGTCATTTAACCAGGAGAAGAAGGACCGGGGAGCCGGAGGTCTTGGAGGAAAGATGACTCCGTGCGCAGTTCTGGTTATTCAGAATGGAACGACCCGCCTTGTAAATGTAAAAAATCAGGATACGATGACAAAGATTCTCGATATGGTGCCTGATGTGATCGACAAGTTCAAATCTCCAAAGAGTGAGAAGATGACGGAAGAAGATGTGGTGGATATTTTAAATGAAGCCGACGAGGCTGCTGAGGCTGCTGCGGATGCAGTGATAAACGGTATGGCTGAAAAAGAGAATTAG
- a CDS encoding sugar ABC transporter substrate-binding protein has translation MLLLLLSLTGCGSSSDGKTHLTFQIWDVYQRPGMQAMCDAYTAKHPDVVIEVQATSWSEYWTKLEASAESNTMPDIFWMHTNQLLYYADFGMLADVTNLYDDVESDYYEKHFSEISRNNASGSDGKLYGVPKDKDNGLLVYNKEMFDAAGVPYPTEDWTWGDLRDASQKIHDKTGKYGFMAYNDDQLGYWCFVYQAGGHILTADRTKAGYTNPGSVKGMEFYVNMQKEDWCPDQTYFTETAPSTAFFSEAGAMYLEGNWNLPQLMENYPEMRGKWDIAKLPRCADPIEDSESLDKDGRATLSNGLCYSTAARGKNREIALNVIKFFGTEEAQRIQGEKGAAIPAYIGCEETWRAAFDSYNEKLNLDIIFEQFDYAVQAVYNSASPKWKSQVLDELTRVYSGERDLKTGLKNMERIVNKETAKKLADD, from the coding sequence ATGTTGCTCCTGTTGCTGTCGCTCACCGGATGCGGCAGTTCCTCGGACGGAAAGACCCATCTCACCTTCCAGATCTGGGATGTCTATCAACGTCCTGGAATGCAGGCTATGTGCGACGCTTATACTGCCAAACACCCTGATGTAGTTATCGAGGTACAGGCTACCAGTTGGAGCGAATACTGGACTAAACTGGAGGCTTCTGCCGAGAGTAATACCATGCCGGACATTTTCTGGATGCACACCAATCAGCTTCTATATTATGCTGACTTCGGCATGTTAGCTGATGTGACCAATCTCTACGATGATGTAGAGTCTGATTATTATGAAAAGCATTTCTCTGAGATTTCCCGCAACAACGCCAGCGGCAGCGATGGAAAGCTCTATGGGGTACCAAAGGACAAGGATAATGGTTTGCTGGTGTACAACAAAGAAATGTTTGACGCCGCCGGCGTTCCCTATCCCACCGAGGACTGGACCTGGGGAGATTTGAGGGATGCTTCCCAAAAGATTCACGACAAAACCGGCAAGTATGGATTCATGGCCTATAACGACGATCAGTTGGGCTACTGGTGTTTCGTTTACCAGGCCGGCGGACATATTCTTACCGCTGATCGTACTAAGGCCGGCTACACCAACCCCGGCTCTGTCAAGGGTATGGAGTTTTATGTGAATATGCAGAAGGAAGACTGGTGTCCTGACCAGACCTATTTTACCGAAACCGCACCCTCAACTGCTTTCTTCTCTGAGGCGGGAGCCATGTATCTGGAGGGCAACTGGAACTTGCCACAGTTAATGGAGAACTACCCGGAAATGCGAGGCAAATGGGATATAGCTAAGCTGCCAAGATGTGCGGATCCTATCGAGGACAGTGAAAGCCTGGACAAAGATGGACGTGCTACCTTGTCCAACGGTCTGTGCTATTCTACTGCAGCCCGTGGCAAAAATCGCGAGATTGCCCTGAATGTAATCAAGTTTTTCGGTACCGAGGAGGCTCAGCGTATTCAGGGAGAGAAGGGCGCTGCAATCCCCGCATATATCGGCTGTGAGGAAACCTGGCGCGCTGCCTTTGACTCTTACAACGAAAAGCTGAATCTGGACATCATCTTCGAACAGTTCGACTACGCGGTACAGGCGGTTTATAATTCTGCCAGTCCCAAGTGGAAAAGCCAGGTGCTGGATGAATTGACCCGTGTCTATTCTGGCGAACGGGATCTTAAAACCGGTCTCAAGAATATGGAGCGTATTGTCAATAAGGAAACCGCCAAGAAATTGGCAGATGACTGA
- a CDS encoding alpha-galactosidase, with protein MIVLDQENRIFTLHTRNTTYQMKADQYNVLLHTYYGPRIDDCDLSGLIQCGDRSFSPNPNEAGSNRDYSLDVVPQEYSTCGVGDFRLPSIELELPNGSHTADLRYEGFRLEKGKYMPDGLPGFYSDEDEAETLVIFLKDSAAQVAVELYYGVFETFDLITRAVRITNLGTETVRLCRCASLCLDFLRSDLDMITFNGHHLMERCLDRWPLRSGIQSVGSMRGTSSHQHNPFVMLCDHDADEDTGICYGAMLLYSGNFEAAVECSQYENSRLVMGIHPYHFCWTLAPGETFTVPETAMVCSPNGFGEMSRQYHRVIRKHLIRDPYYGERKPILVNNWEATYFDFTADRLIEIAREAAALGIELFVMDDGWFGSRNDDNSGLGDWQVNQEKLPGGLEALVPRIKELGMKFGIWVEPEMVNEDSNLYRAHPDWVLHVPGRSPSRGRGQLVLDFSRKDVRDYIYDQIKAVLGSADISYIKWDMNRSLTDVWSASLPSCRQGEVYHRYVLGVYDLLERLHRDYPHILIEGCCGGGGRFDGGMLYYTPQIWCSDDTDAIDRLRIQYGTSFCYPVCTMGAHVSAVPNEQNGRITPLETRGITAMSGAFGYEMDLGKCTEEEKMEIRCQVERYKTHYRLLHHGDCYRLSSPFQDNSYTAWEQVSPDQREALVNVVLGCTHAASPYRTLRLKGLNPSFQYQINGNGPLCSGEALMKAGYPLPQMQGDYPAFQIYLKAIE; from the coding sequence ATGATTGTACTTGATCAAGAAAACAGAATTTTTACGCTGCACACCCGAAATACCACATACCAGATGAAGGCGGACCAATACAATGTACTCCTGCACACCTACTATGGACCCAGGATTGATGACTGTGATCTGTCAGGGCTGATCCAGTGCGGTGACCGCAGTTTCTCTCCCAATCCAAACGAAGCGGGAAGTAACCGGGACTATTCACTGGATGTTGTCCCACAGGAGTATTCCACCTGCGGCGTTGGAGATTTCCGTTTGCCATCTATTGAACTGGAGCTTCCAAATGGCAGCCATACAGCGGATCTGCGTTATGAAGGTTTCCGCCTGGAGAAGGGTAAATACATGCCGGATGGTCTGCCTGGTTTTTATAGTGATGAAGACGAGGCGGAAACGCTGGTGATTTTCCTGAAGGACTCTGCTGCTCAAGTAGCGGTGGAACTCTATTATGGCGTGTTTGAGACTTTCGACCTCATCACCCGTGCCGTGCGAATCACCAACCTGGGGACGGAGACGGTTCGTTTATGCCGGTGTGCCTCCCTTTGTCTGGATTTTCTTCGGTCTGATCTGGACATGATCACCTTTAACGGCCACCATTTGATGGAGCGTTGTCTGGACAGATGGCCGCTGCGGTCCGGAATACAAAGTGTCGGCAGTATGCGCGGAACCTCCAGTCATCAGCATAATCCGTTTGTGATGCTCTGCGACCATGATGCCGACGAAGATACCGGTATATGCTACGGTGCCATGCTGCTATATAGCGGCAACTTTGAGGCAGCCGTGGAATGCAGTCAATATGAGAACAGCCGCCTGGTCATGGGGATACACCCCTATCATTTCTGCTGGACACTGGCCCCGGGCGAGACGTTCACAGTTCCGGAAACGGCTATGGTCTGCTCTCCCAACGGATTTGGCGAAATGAGCCGCCAGTATCACAGGGTGATCCGTAAGCATCTTATTCGCGATCCTTACTATGGTGAACGTAAACCGATTCTGGTGAACAACTGGGAGGCTACTTACTTTGATTTCACTGCCGACAGACTGATCGAAATCGCCCGGGAGGCCGCTGCTCTTGGGATTGAACTGTTTGTCATGGACGACGGCTGGTTCGGATCCCGGAATGATGACAACAGCGGTCTTGGTGACTGGCAGGTAAATCAGGAAAAACTCCCCGGCGGGCTGGAGGCTTTGGTTCCCCGTATCAAAGAGTTGGGGATGAAATTCGGTATTTGGGTGGAACCGGAGATGGTCAATGAGGACAGTAACCTCTATCGTGCTCACCCGGACTGGGTGCTGCATGTTCCGGGCCGTTCTCCTTCCCGGGGCAGAGGCCAACTGGTGTTGGATTTCTCCCGTAAGGATGTACGGGATTATATCTATGATCAGATAAAGGCGGTACTTGGAAGCGCGGACATTTCCTACATCAAATGGGATATGAACCGAAGTCTCACCGATGTCTGGTCCGCTAGTCTGCCATCTTGTCGCCAGGGAGAGGTCTACCATAGGTATGTCCTGGGCGTATACGACCTGTTGGAGCGACTACATCGTGATTATCCTCACATACTCATTGAAGGCTGCTGCGGTGGCGGAGGCAGATTTGACGGTGGTATGCTCTACTACACGCCCCAGATCTGGTGCAGCGACGATACAGACGCGATTGACCGCCTGCGCATCCAGTACGGCACCTCCTTCTGTTATCCGGTTTGTACCATGGGCGCTCATGTCTCGGCGGTTCCCAATGAGCAGAATGGACGAATCACTCCTCTGGAGACGCGGGGAATCACCGCCATGAGCGGGGCTTTTGGTTACGAGATGGATTTGGGTAAATGTACGGAAGAAGAGAAAATGGAGATTCGGTGTCAGGTGGAAAGGTATAAGACCCACTATCGTCTGCTCCATCATGGAGACTGCTACCGACTCAGCAGTCCTTTCCAGGATAACTCTTACACGGCCTGGGAGCAGGTGTCTCCTGATCAGAGAGAGGCTTTGGTCAATGTGGTGCTGGGCTGTACCCATGCCGCGTCACCGTACCGCACATTACGTCTTAAAGGGCTTAATCCTTCGTTCCAATACCAGATCAATGGGAACGGGCCTCTTTGCAGCGGCGAGGCATTGATGAAGGCCGGCTATCCTCTCCCTCAGATGCAGGGAGACTACCCTGCTTTCCAGATTTACCTGAAAGCAATTGAGTAA
- a CDS encoding carbohydrate ABC transporter permease, whose translation MIFPFVWMILTSSKTVPESMLIPPTILPKQLMLDNFKEAIASLPFANLYINTILMVFFRVVCAVLFSSMAGYAFAKLEFRGKKLLFGIVLIQMSLPSQIFIIPQYQMVAKMGMANTIFALVFPGLVSAFGVFFLRQAYMSIPDEVGEAAYLDGCNQWQTFYKIMFPLTGTSVAALTIFTAVFAYGDLMWPLVVNSDLKMMTLSSGLSTLRGQFTTNFPVLMAGSLLAMLPMVVLYLIFQRQFVEGIAGTGGK comes from the coding sequence ATGATATTCCCGTTCGTGTGGATGATTCTCACCAGTTCCAAAACGGTTCCTGAGAGTATGCTGATTCCACCGACCATTTTGCCCAAACAGCTCATGCTGGATAACTTTAAGGAAGCAATTGCCAGTCTGCCTTTTGCTAACCTGTATATAAACACCATACTGATGGTCTTCTTCCGTGTGGTCTGTGCCGTCCTGTTCAGTTCTATGGCAGGTTATGCATTTGCCAAGCTGGAATTCAGAGGCAAGAAGCTACTTTTCGGCATCGTGCTGATTCAGATGTCTCTGCCCAGCCAGATTTTCATTATTCCGCAGTATCAGATGGTTGCGAAAATGGGCATGGCCAATACGATTTTTGCCCTGGTATTCCCAGGTCTGGTCAGTGCTTTTGGTGTGTTCTTTCTGCGTCAGGCCTATATGAGTATTCCGGATGAAGTGGGCGAGGCTGCCTATTTGGACGGATGCAATCAGTGGCAGACTTTCTATAAGATCATGTTTCCGCTGACGGGCACTTCCGTAGCGGCCCTGACTATCTTTACGGCCGTCTTTGCATACGGCGACTTGATGTGGCCGCTGGTAGTGAACTCTGACCTAAAGATGATGACGTTGTCCTCCGGTCTTTCCACCCTGCGCGGCCAGTTCACCACCAACTTCCCTGTGCTGATGGCCGGTTCCTTGCTGGCTATGCTGCCAATGGTGGTACTGTATCTGATCTTCCAGCGTCAATTCGTGGAAGGTATTGCCGGCACTGGCGGAAAATAA
- a CDS encoding DUF2953 domain-containing protein, which produces MLHIIGLILKIIGVILAVILGILVLLVCIVLFVPVRYEIRGQFSGKLEEAKASLAISWLLHLIAVRVRYEEGNLRWKVRAAWIRRDSGKTMEKKVIAESKKKEKIDGNAAEGAEKELLEEKKLSEQKSDLERKTSEGEKQCREGEQTENETDRVKCETEADKKGVGEETEALGEAPRDKQSKEQGRKKRKRKKRKPLRLILRELIEKIKGFFAKIKYTFGRICDKLKTVSRKKEQIAEFLENEMHKSALARVKKEFVWVKRFLKPKKFRADLQFGFEDPYHTGQALAVLGMIYPFTGNHMNINPDFSRRMLEGEAYLKGNLRAVHLMMFALKVLLDKNVRRTYRDVRRVLNR; this is translated from the coding sequence ATGCTGCACATCATAGGATTGATTCTCAAAATAATAGGTGTGATTTTGGCGGTGATACTGGGTATCCTGGTATTGCTGGTCTGTATTGTCCTTTTTGTGCCGGTGCGCTATGAGATTCGGGGACAATTTTCCGGTAAGCTGGAAGAGGCGAAGGCTTCGCTTGCGATATCATGGCTTTTGCATTTGATTGCCGTGAGGGTGCGTTATGAGGAGGGAAACCTGCGCTGGAAGGTGCGAGCCGCGTGGATCAGGCGTGACAGTGGGAAAACGATGGAGAAGAAAGTCATCGCAGAGAGCAAAAAGAAGGAAAAGATTGACGGGAATGCTGCCGAGGGAGCAGAGAAGGAACTGCTTGAGGAGAAGAAGTTATCTGAACAAAAGAGTGATTTAGAAAGAAAGACTTCTGAAGGTGAGAAACAGTGCCGGGAGGGAGAACAGACAGAAAACGAAACTGATAGGGTGAAGTGTGAAACGGAGGCTGACAAGAAAGGAGTCGGCGAAGAGACGGAAGCGCTCGGGGAGGCTCCCAGAGATAAGCAGAGCAAGGAACAGGGCAGGAAAAAGCGAAAAAGGAAAAAACGCAAACCGTTAAGGCTCATCTTAAGGGAATTGATAGAAAAAATAAAGGGATTTTTTGCAAAGATCAAATATACATTCGGAAGAATATGTGATAAACTAAAGACAGTTTCCAGGAAGAAAGAGCAGATTGCAGAATTTCTTGAGAATGAGATGCATAAAAGCGCACTTGCCAGAGTGAAAAAAGAATTCGTGTGGGTGAAGCGTTTTTTGAAACCCAAAAAGTTCAGAGCGGATCTGCAGTTTGGATTTGAAGACCCCTACCATACAGGGCAGGCACTGGCAGTTCTCGGTATGATTTATCCATTTACAGGTAATCATATGAATATCAACCCGGATTTTTCACGGAGAATGCTGGAAGGAGAAGCCTATCTGAAAGGGAATCTGCGTGCGGTACATTTGATGATGTTTGCGCTGAAAGTCCTTTTGGATAAGAATGTAAGAAGGACATACCGTGATGTGCGAAGAGTATTGAACCGGTAA
- the tsf gene encoding translation elongation factor Ts — MAITASMVKELREMTGAGMMDCKKALNETNGDMDAAVEYLRKNGQAKAEKKAGRIAAEGIVMAEVKEDKTAAIVEVNSETDFVAKNAEFQGFVKAVVNQAMNTSAADIDAFLAEAWNEDNSKTVNDALTEKIAVIGEKLSIRRFEQIKTEGCVVSYIHGGGRIGVLVEADTDVVNDAIRTCLKNVAMQVAAMYPKYVSRDEVSQEYMDHEKEILLAQAKLENPNKPENIIEKMIIGRLNKELKEICLLDQVYVQDSDLTVAKYVEKVAKENGANVTVKKFVRFETGEGLEKKNEDFAAEVAAQMAK; from the coding sequence ATGGCAATTACAGCAAGCATGGTAAAAGAATTAAGAGAGATGACCGGCGCCGGCATGATGGACTGCAAAAAGGCCCTGAATGAGACGAACGGAGATATGGATGCAGCCGTTGAATACTTAAGAAAGAACGGACAGGCTAAAGCTGAGAAGAAAGCCGGACGTATCGCAGCAGAAGGTATCGTTATGGCTGAGGTTAAAGAAGACAAGACAGCAGCAATCGTAGAAGTAAACTCTGAGACAGACTTCGTAGCTAAGAATGCTGAATTCCAGGGATTCGTAAAAGCTGTTGTAAACCAGGCTATGAATACAAGTGCAGCAGATATTGATGCATTTCTTGCAGAAGCATGGAATGAGGACAACAGCAAGACTGTGAACGATGCACTGACAGAGAAGATCGCTGTAATCGGCGAGAAACTGAGCATCAGAAGATTTGAGCAGATCAAGACAGAAGGCTGTGTTGTTTCATATATCCACGGCGGCGGACGTATCGGCGTTCTTGTAGAGGCTGATACAGACGTAGTAAATGATGCGATCAGAACATGTCTGAAGAACGTAGCTATGCAGGTAGCAGCTATGTATCCGAAGTATGTATCCCGTGATGAAGTATCACAGGAATACATGGATCATGAGAAAGAGATCCTTCTTGCTCAGGCTAAGCTGGAGAACCCGAATAAGCCAGAGAACATCATCGAGAAGATGATTATTGGACGTCTTAATAAAGAGTTAAAAGAGATCTGCCTGCTTGACCAGGTATACGTTCAGGACAGCGATCTGACCGTTGCTAAGTATGTTGAGAAGGTAGCAAAAGAGAACGGTGCTAACGTTACCGTTAAGAAGTTCGTTCGTTTCGAGACTGGGGAAGGTCTTGAGAAGAAGAATGAAGATTTCGCAGCAGAAGTTGCAGCTCAGATGGCTAAATAA
- a CDS encoding sugar ABC transporter permease — protein sequence MVAPTIIGLVVLNLWPFVQTLYASFCEHEGFGHYKFIGLQNYVDMFGNAEFWKATWNTIYFCILTVPVGIALALLIAMLLNAHVKFKGGFRTIFFLPLVCAPAAVAMVWRWIFNGEYGILNQILGTKIQWITDPKTAVLAVAIVSVWSSVGYDAVLLLAGLQNIPKSLYEANSIDGAGKIQQFFTITLPMVSPTLFSVLIMRLMASMKIYDLIYMMADETNPALTDMQSLMYLFYRSSFVAGDRGYGSAIVIWTVGLILIVTLVQFQGQKKWVTYDI from the coding sequence ATGGTCGCGCCGACCATCATCGGTCTGGTCGTTTTGAATCTGTGGCCCTTTGTACAGACACTGTACGCCAGCTTCTGCGAGCATGAGGGCTTCGGGCATTACAAGTTTATCGGCCTGCAGAACTATGTGGATATGTTCGGAAATGCTGAGTTCTGGAAAGCCACCTGGAACACGATTTACTTTTGTATTTTGACCGTACCTGTGGGCATCGCCCTGGCATTGCTGATCGCCATGCTGCTCAATGCACACGTAAAATTTAAAGGCGGCTTCCGTACCATCTTTTTCCTGCCCCTGGTTTGTGCCCCTGCGGCCGTGGCTATGGTGTGGCGCTGGATCTTCAACGGTGAGTACGGCATCCTCAACCAGATACTGGGCACCAAGATCCAATGGATCACCGACCCGAAGACGGCTGTGCTGGCTGTTGCCATCGTGTCTGTTTGGAGCAGTGTTGGTTATGACGCAGTTCTTCTGCTGGCCGGATTGCAGAACATTCCAAAATCTCTTTACGAGGCCAACAGCATCGACGGTGCGGGTAAGATTCAGCAGTTTTTCACTATTACCCTGCCTATGGTGTCCCCGACCCTGTTCTCCGTTCTGATCATGCGTTTGATGGCCTCCATGAAGATTTACGACCTCATTTACATGATGGCTGATGAGACAAATCCGGCACTGACCGATATGCAGAGTCTGATGTACCTGTTCTATCGTTCCTCTTTCGTGGCCGGAGACCGCGGTTATGGTTCCGCTATCGTCATTTGGACTGTTGGTTTGATCCTTATTGTGACTCTGGTACAGTTCCAGGGACAGAAGAAATGGGTTACATACGATATTTAA
- a CDS encoding AraC family transcriptional regulator, whose product METHHISLFPHEHFLDIRPYQYGWEECEPLHSFGPFVRNHYLFHYIISGKGMLYSHSTNGEIHEYHLEANQGFLICPGQINLYTADEKDPWTYVWIEFDGMRAEECLLQAGLKQDQPIYQPRSIEEGELLRNRMMYFSENSARSPIHLVGCLYLLLDELIEFSRSRQSIEEKKQQDFYINEAVVYIQQNCHRELTVDEVAGFCKLNRNYFSRKFKKAMGCTPQEFMIRQRLTNAAELMRLTDLPIKTVAAQCGYPNQFHFSQAFKKYYGLPPQEWRKQNHSKTD is encoded by the coding sequence ATGGAAACACATCACATCTCACTTTTCCCCCATGAGCATTTTTTGGATATTCGTCCCTATCAATATGGCTGGGAAGAGTGTGAACCCCTCCATTCTTTCGGCCCTTTTGTCCGCAATCACTATCTGTTTCACTACATTATCAGCGGAAAGGGAATGTTATACTCCCACTCTACCAATGGTGAGATACATGAATACCACCTGGAAGCAAACCAGGGATTCCTGATTTGTCCCGGGCAGATTAACTTGTATACTGCGGACGAGAAGGATCCGTGGACATACGTCTGGATAGAGTTTGACGGAATGCGGGCGGAGGAATGCCTGCTTCAGGCTGGCCTAAAGCAAGATCAGCCCATTTATCAGCCCCGGAGTATAGAAGAAGGAGAATTGCTGCGGAATCGGATGATGTATTTTTCTGAAAATTCTGCAAGATCCCCTATTCATCTGGTAGGCTGTTTATACCTGCTCCTGGATGAACTCATCGAGTTTTCCCGCAGCAGGCAGAGTATTGAGGAAAAAAAGCAACAGGATTTTTATATCAATGAAGCTGTAGTCTATATCCAGCAGAACTGTCATCGAGAGCTGACAGTAGATGAAGTGGCCGGCTTTTGTAAACTGAACCGTAACTATTTCAGCCGTAAATTTAAAAAGGCGATGGGCTGCACTCCCCAGGAATTTATGATTCGTCAGCGCCTGACGAATGCGGCTGAGCTAATGCGTCTCACCGATCTGCCTATTAAGACGGTGGCCGCGCAGTGCGGATACCCCAACCAATTCCATTTTTCTCAGGCTTTCAAGAAATATTACGGCTTGCCGCCCCAGGAGTGGCGAAAGCAGAATCATTCTAAAACGGACTGA